The DNA window CCGCCGCTCGCCGCAGGCGGGCCTTTTCCCGGCGTCTTCATCCGGGCGCCGCGCATTGCGTCCACCGGGGCGGCCGTTCGGCTGCTGGGGGTGCTGGGTGACGAGCCTGTGCTGGTGCAGCAGGACAGGGTGCTCGGCGCCACGTTCCACCCGGAGCTAACGGCGGATCTTCGCATCCACCGTTACTTCGTCGAGGAAGTGGCAGGGCGGCGCCGCTTCAGCACCTGAAGCCGGCGGAAGTCGTGCAGCCCCACCAGTGCGGCGGCGGGGCGGCCCCACCGCTGCACCTGGACGCGCTCGTCGGTACGTACGATTCGGTCCAGGACTGCGCTCAGTTGCTGCCGCAGCTTCTGCGTTGCCAGACGCACGGACTCACAACCCCCAAGATGCGGGCATCGGCCGGCCGGCGGCGGCGCGAGGCACCTACAGTGAACCATAACTGGAACGCCATGGCAAGTCCCAGGGCGGCCGGTACCTGGTCCTGCCAGGACCGCGCTGCTCCCGCAGCGAATACCCGGCGCGGAACCTGAGGTGGGGAGGGCGTGGGCAGCGTGGGAACCTCACGCAAGGCGGTGTACAGCCTCGGCTCCCTGGGTGCGGGGCTCCTGAACAACGCCGTCACGACGTACATCGTCTTCTACTACGTGGACGTCCTCAAGACGCCTGCCGCGGCCATCGCGAAGATGATGGTGATCTGGAGCATCTGGAACGCCATCAACGACCCGCTGCTCGGCTTCATCTCGGACGGCACCCGAAGCCGCTTCGGGCGGCGCATCCCGTACATCATCTGGGGCTGGCTCCCGCTGGTGGCCTCGTTTTACCTGTTGTGGGCACCCCCCGCCCCCATCCGCGAAGCGGCGTCGGGATCGCTTGTCTGGTACTTCCTGGCCGCCATCTGTGTGTACGACTTTCTCTACACGATGGTGGTGCTCAACTGGACGTCGCTGTTCCCCGAAATGTTCCCCGAACTGAAGGAGCGTTCGGCCGTCTCCGCCATGCGATCGGCTTGGGCGCTGGTCGGGCTGGTGCTGGGCGTGGCGCTGGGGTCCACCGTGGCCGGCGTGCTCGGCTGGGAGCAGATGGGACTGGTGTTCGGCGCGATCGGCGGCCTGAGCCTGGCGGCCTCCGTCCTGGGCGCGCGCGAAGATCCGCGGTTCTCGCAAACCCAGGCGCTTCCCCTCATTCCCGCTGTGCGTTCCACGCTGGCCAACTTCTCTTTCGTCACCTTCGCCCTCACCAGCTTCTCCGTCCAGCTAACGTTCGCCGTCATCATGGCGGCCATTCCGTTCTATACGAAGTACGTGCTGGGGCTCTCGCTTACGGAGAACCCGCTGGTGCTGGCCAGCACCTTCGCCGTCATCGCG is part of the Bacillota bacterium genome and encodes:
- a CDS encoding MFS transporter produces the protein MGTSRKAVYSLGSLGAGLLNNAVTTYIVFYYVDVLKTPAAAIAKMMVIWSIWNAINDPLLGFISDGTRSRFGRRIPYIIWGWLPLVASFYLLWAPPAPIREAASGSLVWYFLAAICVYDFLYTMVVLNWTSLFPEMFPELKERSAVSAMRSAWALVGLVLGVALGSTVAGVLGWEQMGLVFGAIGGLSLAASVLGAREDPRFSQTQALPLIPAVRSTLANFSFVTFALTSFSVQLTFAVIMAAIPFYTKYVLGLSLTENPLVLASTFAVIA
- a CDS encoding type II toxin-antitoxin system prevent-host-death family antitoxin gives rise to the protein MRLATQKLRQQLSAVLDRIVRTDERVQVQRWGRPAAALVGLHDFRRLQVLKRRRPATSSTK